One Streptomyces sp. B21-105 genomic region harbors:
- a CDS encoding DUF1998 domain-containing protein, protein MSDETRFVYDVTHAVDPLGDLEQEAEKATKHNRAKVGSARPSSLLYTYGPGAIMDLPQFTIMPTGLDEWDRIWQRRDSAPPQIHAPRLRDVVRMMLRSPDVQLRPYPWQPKKHSRSAEGNDLGVPSRVFPQWLRCTGCDMLGLLAQFDYRHTHPFRTDLAVFEHAKCTGRAGGRTRKPMRRTAIPARYLLACVDGHLDEFPYDLWVHRGQPCSKAELPALKMVDRTAGKGASAVIQCASCDLRRPMNEAQGEAGKAKLPKCRGRHPHLDAFEPRGCGNDTRLMLVGASNLWFPATQSIIVMPESQEEKASDLADRVRTALGDKLAKYRASLDLIRDLLGMDGGVDVTGLSDHDLEQILQAASAPTDTPEEQEEKLRDWDPVDLLVPEWRYLLRDIVGTRVEDPKSGLTLATRERGETLQPEITRVLAVERLRKVNALVGFTRIDDMDRVGDLPRRLAPLTRTPRPAWTVATEDRGEGIFLQLDENAVAAWEKRVLDTDMWKFHREAHVRNFRRRFSDTADQVDPDTRLKPPRYWLIHTFAHILIRELALTCGYSAASLSERLYAWPAAEGRDPSAGLLICTTASDSDGTLGGLVQLSEPSRLQRVVDSALRKAARCSSDPICSKRTPQDPEDFLHGAACHCCVMASETSCERANRFLDRRFLLDLPGSNLGFFQIHE, encoded by the coding sequence ATGAGTGACGAGACGCGGTTCGTCTACGACGTCACTCACGCCGTCGACCCACTGGGCGATCTGGAGCAGGAGGCGGAGAAGGCCACCAAGCACAACCGCGCCAAGGTCGGCTCAGCCCGCCCCTCCTCCCTGCTTTACACCTACGGTCCCGGCGCGATCATGGACCTGCCACAGTTCACGATCATGCCCACTGGCTTGGACGAGTGGGACCGCATCTGGCAGCGGCGTGACTCCGCGCCTCCTCAGATCCACGCTCCACGGCTGCGTGACGTGGTCCGGATGATGCTGCGCTCCCCCGACGTGCAGCTGCGGCCGTATCCCTGGCAGCCGAAGAAGCACAGCCGGTCCGCCGAGGGCAACGACCTCGGCGTCCCGTCCCGGGTCTTCCCGCAGTGGCTACGGTGCACTGGCTGCGACATGCTCGGGTTGCTCGCCCAGTTCGACTACCGCCATACGCATCCCTTCCGCACCGACCTGGCTGTCTTCGAGCATGCCAAGTGCACGGGGCGCGCGGGTGGCCGCACCCGCAAGCCGATGCGGCGCACCGCCATCCCGGCCCGTTATCTGCTGGCCTGCGTCGACGGGCACCTGGACGAGTTCCCGTACGACCTGTGGGTGCATCGCGGGCAGCCATGCAGCAAGGCAGAACTGCCCGCCCTGAAGATGGTCGACCGGACGGCCGGGAAGGGTGCCTCGGCCGTCATCCAGTGCGCATCCTGCGACTTGCGGCGCCCGATGAACGAGGCACAGGGCGAGGCCGGCAAGGCGAAACTGCCGAAGTGTCGCGGACGTCACCCGCACCTGGACGCCTTCGAGCCCAGGGGGTGCGGCAACGACACCCGGCTGATGCTCGTCGGGGCCTCCAACCTGTGGTTCCCGGCCACCCAGTCGATCATCGTCATGCCGGAGTCCCAGGAAGAAAAAGCCAGTGACCTGGCCGACCGGGTCCGCACCGCGCTCGGCGACAAGCTCGCCAAGTACCGCGCCAGCCTCGACCTGATCAGGGACCTGCTGGGGATGGACGGCGGCGTAGACGTAACCGGCCTGTCTGACCACGACCTGGAACAAATCCTTCAGGCCGCCTCCGCACCCACCGACACTCCGGAGGAGCAGGAAGAGAAGCTCCGCGACTGGGATCCGGTCGACCTTCTCGTACCTGAATGGCGTTACTTGCTGCGCGACATCGTCGGCACCCGCGTCGAGGACCCCAAGAGCGGCCTCACCCTCGCCACCCGCGAGCGAGGCGAGACCCTGCAGCCGGAGATCACCCGCGTCCTCGCGGTCGAACGTCTCCGCAAGGTGAATGCCTTGGTCGGCTTCACCCGCATTGATGACATGGACCGCGTCGGCGACCTCCCGCGCCGCCTGGCCCCACTGACCCGTACACCACGACCGGCCTGGACCGTAGCAACCGAGGACCGGGGCGAAGGCATCTTCCTCCAGCTCGACGAGAACGCAGTCGCCGCATGGGAAAAACGCGTCCTTGACACCGACATGTGGAAGTTCCACCGCGAGGCACACGTCAGAAACTTCCGACGCCGCTTCTCCGACACCGCCGACCAGGTCGACCCCGATACCCGCCTGAAGCCCCCGCGCTACTGGCTCATCCACACATTCGCCCACATCTTGATCCGCGAACTCGCCCTCACCTGCGGCTACTCGGCGGCAAGTCTCAGCGAACGCCTCTACGCCTGGCCCGCCGCGGAGGGCCGAGACCCGTCGGCCGGCCTTCTGATCTGCACAACGGCGTCCGACAGCGACGGCACCCTCGGCGGCCTCGTCCAACTCAGCGAGCCTTCCCGCCTCCAAAGGGTCGTCGACAGCGCGCTACGCAAGGCCGCCCGATGCTCCTCCGACCCCATCTGCTCGAAGCGCACCCCGCAGGACCCTGAGGACTTCCTCCACGGTGCCGCCTGCCATTGCTGTGTCATGGCCTCGGAGACCTCCTGCGAACGCGCCAACCGTTTCCTCGACCGCCGCTTCCTCCTCGACCTGCCCGGCAGCAACCTCGGGTTCTTCCAGATCCATGAGTGA
- the drmC gene encoding DISARM system phospholipase D-like protein DrmC has translation MSEADAPRRLGQLLTGTEAKGIADRLADGDTLTAALKVVAVGQRAEVRRLLEAVASGTGPRRQQVLALRAIEGARALPTTLSPLWTMPGHLVQSGPLTTSVTRLVDSARHAITCSTFNFQRSSALWKSLREAAQRDDIAVRVYMDARAADGVGQQRSPTTAEVAAHLAPAEVWRTKQFDGTYVRNHAKFLAIDHHLLLVTSANFSWSAENNNVEFGVLIDNPNLAEAVERELREAEGALYERIS, from the coding sequence ATGAGTGAGGCGGACGCGCCACGACGCCTTGGCCAACTCCTCACCGGGACCGAGGCCAAAGGCATCGCGGACCGGCTCGCCGACGGTGACACCCTCACCGCAGCGCTCAAGGTCGTCGCGGTCGGCCAGCGGGCAGAGGTCCGACGCCTTCTGGAGGCGGTTGCCAGCGGCACCGGGCCAAGGCGCCAACAGGTCCTGGCCCTGCGCGCAATCGAGGGGGCACGGGCTCTGCCGACTACTTTGTCACCGCTCTGGACCATGCCCGGACACCTCGTCCAGAGCGGGCCGCTCACCACCTCGGTGACCCGCCTCGTGGACAGCGCACGCCACGCAATCACGTGCTCGACCTTCAACTTCCAACGGAGTTCAGCGCTTTGGAAGTCGTTACGAGAAGCCGCACAGCGTGACGACATCGCCGTCCGCGTCTATATGGACGCCCGGGCCGCGGACGGCGTCGGACAGCAACGGTCCCCGACGACTGCAGAAGTCGCTGCGCACCTAGCGCCGGCCGAGGTCTGGCGAACCAAGCAGTTCGACGGCACATACGTCCGCAACCACGCCAAGTTCCTCGCCATCGATCACCACCTTCTCCTGGTGACCAGCGCGAACTTCTCCTGGAGCGCGGAGAACAACAACGTCGAGTTCGGCGTCCTCATCGACAACCCGAACCTTGCCGAAGCCGTCGAGCGCGAGCTGCGCGAGGCGGAGGGCGCCCTGTACGAACGGATTTCCTGA
- a CDS encoding ISAs1 family transposase has translation MCRQSATVCLVKSPTRQHCATGPLAERLATLADPRCRRGKRHPFVAVLLIVCSAVVTGASSFAAIDEWATDAPQDVLARLGARTATALAVRVPPSGATIRRVIKDTCPGGLADLLGHDPAGADTLAVDGKSARGSRLGATQAAHLLAAMTGTGMTVTQLRVPEKTNEITCFAALLDPYDLQGVTVTGDALHTQRDHARFLVEAKKAHYVFTVKRNQKNLYEQLRTLPWGEATAKFYDRTTGHGRKETRVVQALTVTDLGVDFPHAAQVAKVVRHRTDAKTGKQSRETVYVITDLTSRQASPERIAKILRAHWVIENRLHFVRDTAFREDASKIRTGHGPENMATLRSFAINQLRNAGHTNIAAGLRTTALRPYERPLALLGLN, from the coding sequence ATGTGCCGTCAGTCTGCCACCGTCTGTCTGGTCAAGTCGCCCACCCGTCAGCACTGTGCGACGGGTCCGCTGGCCGAGCGGCTGGCCACGCTGGCCGATCCGCGGTGCCGGCGCGGGAAGCGTCACCCCTTCGTGGCAGTACTGCTGATCGTCTGCTCCGCTGTGGTGACCGGGGCGAGTAGCTTCGCGGCGATCGATGAGTGGGCCACCGACGCCCCGCAGGACGTTCTGGCCCGGCTCGGCGCCCGCACCGCGACCGCTCTGGCCGTCCGGGTCCCACCCAGTGGCGCGACGATCCGCCGGGTCATCAAGGACACCTGCCCCGGCGGTCTGGCCGACCTCCTCGGCCACGACCCGGCCGGCGCGGACACCCTCGCCGTGGACGGCAAGAGCGCCCGCGGCTCGCGCCTCGGCGCCACCCAGGCCGCCCACCTGCTGGCCGCGATGACCGGCACCGGAATGACCGTCACCCAGCTCCGAGTCCCGGAGAAGACGAACGAGATCACGTGCTTCGCCGCTCTCCTGGACCCCTATGACCTGCAAGGAGTCACCGTGACCGGCGATGCTCTCCACACCCAGCGCGACCACGCCCGCTTCCTCGTCGAGGCGAAGAAAGCGCACTACGTCTTCACGGTGAAGCGGAACCAGAAGAACCTCTACGAGCAGTTGCGAACGCTGCCCTGGGGCGAGGCGACGGCGAAGTTCTACGACCGAACCACCGGCCACGGCCGCAAGGAAACCCGGGTCGTGCAGGCCCTGACCGTCACCGACCTCGGCGTCGACTTCCCCCACGCCGCCCAGGTCGCCAAGGTCGTACGCCACCGCACCGACGCCAAGACCGGTAAGCAGAGCCGCGAGACCGTCTACGTCATCACCGACCTGACCAGCCGCCAGGCATCCCCGGAACGCATCGCGAAGATCCTGAGGGCGCACTGGGTGATCGAGAACAGGCTCCACTTCGTCCGGGACACCGCCTTTCGCGAGGACGCCTCGAAGATCCGCACCGGGCACGGCCCGGAGAACATGGCCACCCTGCGCAGTTTCGCCATCAACCAGCTCCGCAACGCCGGCCACACCAACATCGCCGCCGGACTCCGCACGACAGCCCTCCGCCCCTACGAGCGGCCACTGGCACTCCTCGGACTCAACTGA
- a CDS encoding argonaute/piwi family protein gives MISSVILDEPELEFGGAARHIDPRFGITNYGPADLGVADAPRAIRVGLVGPADQLDGLRQWLERCREPIAAKDEKYPHLFPEFPGCDTDRGLHTTLVFSDRNTRAISSRDLRAIETAGQPAALTKAVSIYAEEIRTLADENRVDVLLVARPEQLIDTASRSARGPKEADKLPARDTLDEPPPAPFANFHDLLKARLLHLRQPIQIIRRSTWEEATRPPEGHSRQDEASRAWNLHVALYYKAGGVPWRLLRSPADLTTCYVGVAFYRSDDGSSLSTSVAQVFNERGDGVIVRGGPARISRTDRQPHLVRADAHALLVHALGAYRREHHTAPARIVLHKTSAFTDDEAGGFQDAADERFIDTLEMSWITSSEGAAAFRPGDAPPLRGTLVTLGERELALYATGSIEFYRTYPGMYIPRPIGIRPVTPTRNPRELAAEVLALTKMNWNQTRLDGRLPVTLRTANQVKSVLRFCPPDQAVATRYAHYM, from the coding sequence GTGATCAGCTCGGTGATCCTTGACGAACCAGAACTGGAATTCGGGGGAGCGGCCCGGCACATCGATCCACGGTTCGGGATCACGAACTACGGTCCCGCTGATCTCGGCGTGGCCGACGCGCCCAGGGCGATCCGCGTCGGCCTTGTCGGTCCTGCGGACCAACTCGACGGGCTGCGCCAATGGCTAGAGCGCTGCCGGGAACCCATAGCGGCCAAGGACGAGAAGTACCCGCATCTCTTCCCGGAATTCCCCGGCTGCGACACCGACCGCGGTCTGCACACCACCCTTGTCTTCAGCGACCGCAACACGCGGGCGATCAGCAGCCGCGACCTGCGCGCCATCGAGACCGCCGGCCAGCCGGCAGCCCTGACCAAGGCCGTGAGCATTTACGCGGAAGAGATCAGGACCCTGGCTGACGAGAACCGTGTCGACGTCCTCCTGGTCGCCAGACCCGAGCAGCTCATCGACACCGCCAGCCGATCAGCCCGCGGCCCGAAGGAGGCCGACAAGCTTCCAGCCCGGGACACGCTCGACGAGCCGCCCCCGGCTCCGTTCGCCAACTTCCACGACCTGCTCAAAGCCCGGCTGCTGCACCTGCGCCAGCCCATCCAGATCATCCGACGCAGCACCTGGGAGGAAGCCACCCGGCCTCCCGAGGGCCACAGTCGCCAGGACGAGGCCAGCCGGGCCTGGAACCTGCACGTCGCCCTTTACTACAAGGCCGGTGGAGTCCCGTGGCGCCTCCTGCGCAGTCCCGCTGACCTCACGACCTGCTACGTCGGTGTCGCCTTCTACCGCAGCGACGACGGGAGCTCTCTGAGCACCTCCGTCGCGCAGGTATTCAACGAACGCGGGGACGGCGTGATCGTGCGCGGAGGGCCGGCGAGGATCAGCCGCACCGACCGCCAGCCCCACCTGGTCCGCGCCGACGCGCACGCCCTCCTGGTCCACGCCCTGGGCGCCTACCGGCGCGAGCACCACACCGCACCCGCGCGCATCGTGCTGCACAAGACCTCGGCCTTCACCGACGACGAGGCAGGCGGCTTCCAAGACGCCGCGGACGAACGGTTCATCGACACGCTGGAGATGAGCTGGATCACCAGCAGCGAAGGAGCCGCAGCCTTCCGTCCCGGAGACGCACCGCCCCTGCGCGGCACCCTCGTCACCCTCGGCGAACGCGAACTCGCGCTGTACGCCACCGGCAGCATCGAGTTCTACCGAACCTACCCCGGCATGTACATTCCGCGCCCGATCGGCATCAGGCCCGTGACCCCCACCCGCAACCCCCGCGAACTGGCAGCCGAAGTCCTCGCCCTGACCAAGATGAACTGGAACCAGACCCGCCTCGACGGCCGCCTGCCCGTCACCCTGCGCACGGCCAACCAGGTCAAATCCGTCCTGCGCTTCTGCCCGCCCGACCAGGCTGTCGCCACCCGCTACGCCCACTACATGTAG
- a CDS encoding DUF4365 domain-containing protein, whose translation MADRKTVTRQTFIGEKGIALIERRCLEMGHLFHPRRVDHGIDGHIDLVDPDSRAVLNLTLLVQSKAQDRRFSGETDDGFHYLCDQRDLDHWLSGNSPVILVFSHPESHEAWWVEVKAAFPDAVSRAARRVDIDKHTQRFDRDAAQALLRLAMPRTTGLYLRPASITEVLTTNLLPVIEMPPTVHLAPTTFTDYRAAGGALETQGRRESGWILRDNLVLSFHDLRDSPLRVLCDGDPERHETREWADSDDLDTQHRFADLLSRTVQGSYPELRWHKDRKHMHFRATSHLGPRKAGKGPGSRGRTVFGPHTSKSDPQRVGYYHHAALRMRFRRLDGVWYCQLEPDYCFTTDGYTEYPFADRLLAGIKRLDRHPAVRGWTRMWANYLRQEADLFTEARPVQFGELATMTVERGIDDLLWGPAPSGATPEDDQDPSAGGQESLDAVLAAADADTQDLLSLLQDGESDEGAPRRRSPGSKARSAGLRTPRQGRASGARRGR comes from the coding sequence ATGGCTGATCGCAAGACGGTGACGCGCCAGACGTTCATCGGTGAGAAGGGCATCGCCCTGATCGAGCGACGCTGCCTGGAGATGGGCCACCTCTTCCATCCCCGGCGCGTCGATCACGGCATCGACGGACACATCGATCTGGTCGACCCCGACAGCCGCGCCGTGCTGAACCTGACCCTGCTGGTCCAGAGCAAGGCGCAGGACCGGCGTTTCTCTGGCGAGACGGACGACGGCTTCCACTATCTCTGCGACCAGCGCGATCTTGATCACTGGCTGTCCGGTAACTCGCCGGTCATCCTGGTCTTTTCCCACCCCGAGAGTCATGAGGCGTGGTGGGTGGAGGTCAAGGCGGCGTTCCCGGACGCGGTCAGCCGTGCTGCCCGCCGCGTGGACATCGACAAGCACACCCAGCGCTTCGACCGGGACGCCGCCCAGGCACTGCTGCGCTTGGCGATGCCGCGGACGACGGGCCTGTACCTGCGGCCCGCGTCGATCACCGAAGTGCTGACCACGAACCTGCTGCCCGTCATCGAGATGCCGCCGACCGTGCATCTGGCCCCGACGACCTTCACTGACTACCGCGCGGCCGGTGGCGCACTGGAGACGCAGGGCCGGCGTGAGTCCGGCTGGATCCTGCGGGACAACCTGGTCCTGTCGTTCCACGACCTGCGGGACTCGCCTTTGCGGGTGCTCTGCGACGGAGATCCCGAGCGGCACGAGACCAGAGAGTGGGCGGACAGCGACGACCTCGACACCCAGCACCGCTTCGCTGACCTGCTCTCCCGGACCGTTCAGGGCTCCTATCCGGAACTGCGGTGGCACAAGGACCGCAAGCACATGCACTTTCGCGCGACCTCGCACCTGGGGCCTCGCAAGGCGGGCAAGGGACCCGGATCACGCGGCCGGACCGTGTTCGGTCCGCACACCTCGAAGTCCGACCCACAGCGCGTCGGCTACTACCACCACGCTGCACTGCGCATGAGATTCCGGCGCCTGGACGGTGTCTGGTACTGCCAGCTGGAACCGGACTACTGCTTCACCACCGACGGGTACACCGAATACCCTTTCGCCGACCGGCTCCTGGCGGGGATCAAACGTCTCGACCGGCATCCGGCGGTCCGAGGCTGGACCCGCATGTGGGCCAACTACCTGCGCCAGGAGGCCGACTTGTTCACGGAAGCACGGCCCGTCCAGTTCGGCGAGCTGGCCACCATGACGGTCGAGCGCGGTATCGACGACCTGTTGTGGGGGCCGGCGCCGTCCGGGGCCACACCCGAGGACGACCAGGACCCGTCCGCCGGAGGGCAGGAAAGTCTGGACGCTGTACTGGCTGCCGCGGATGCGGACACCCAGGATCTCCTCAGCCTGCTCCAGGACGGCGAGAGCGACGAGGGTGCTCCTCGGCGAAGAAGCCCTGGAAGCAAAGCCAGGTCTGCAGGACTGCGGACGCCCCGTCAGGGACGGGCGAGCGGTGCGAGGCGAGGCCGGTGA
- a CDS encoding DUF6243 family protein, with amino-acid sequence MSKNINNPVGMGGGQRKKLSRAERQNNGPHRNLDRQGAADQKAELVRKMREKAGTAEGAGQTGDNTAQS; translated from the coding sequence GTGAGCAAGAACATCAACAACCCCGTGGGCATGGGCGGCGGCCAGCGCAAGAAGCTGTCCCGCGCCGAACGGCAGAACAACGGTCCGCACCGCAACCTCGACCGCCAGGGTGCCGCCGACCAGAAGGCGGAGCTGGTGCGCAAGATGCGCGAAAAGGCCGGCACAGCCGAGGGTGCCGGGCAGACCGGCGACAACACCGCACAGAGCTGA
- a CDS encoding UvrD-helicase domain-containing protein yields MTTEAEDVTHAILTALQAGRHFKVEAGAGAGKTSSLIEALQSILADRPRYLPRPHQRIACVTYTNVARDEIISRTDRSPYVFAETIHGFLWQLLSPFGKHLLRHIVELDLMLSKMEGHTSLDGYTVEYSTGFQKVDHDSRRVQLGHNDLPVLARAFFALPKFRALAADRFPIVFVDEYQDTPAGLAEAMLGTPGDEATARGPLCGFFGDHWQQIYDNACGALEDARPTPVFRRRNRRSQRAVVNLLNTMRPELTQTMASGVGEGTVAVYHTNEWAGTRLTHHRKGQLGWDAAHAARKWVLDDVRDRLWSTGASGHDAQGRAEEPSTKILMLTHETIAGELGYQKLHGAFRRNDSYVRKEDHAMAFFMDTLEPALLHHRNKRYGAMFDALDPRGRPPINSSADKQEWMAFLTKLGEARKTGTVGDVLDLCLEQQLFDGLGKVRERHRKAVSLSGTDPQAVSDDKAEARAAARSKEYQQLRQVPYAELLALSEHLGGGTPFATQHGVKGLEFNRVLAVVSKGHSRFQIPEMLANFSRRDELMDKELEAFIRARNLFYVACSRAREHLAILFTTKLEPAALDTLREWVGESRITLLRFDGDTVVGGE; encoded by the coding sequence GTGACGACGGAGGCGGAAGATGTCACGCACGCGATCCTGACGGCTCTCCAAGCGGGCCGTCACTTCAAGGTGGAGGCCGGTGCCGGTGCGGGCAAGACCAGCTCACTGATCGAGGCGCTCCAGAGCATCCTGGCTGACCGCCCCCGCTACCTCCCGCGGCCCCACCAGCGCATCGCCTGCGTCACCTACACCAATGTCGCCCGCGACGAGATCATCAGCCGTACCGACCGCAGCCCGTACGTGTTCGCCGAAACCATCCATGGTTTCCTGTGGCAGCTGCTCTCCCCTTTCGGCAAGCACCTGTTGCGCCACATCGTCGAGCTGGACCTCATGCTGTCGAAGATGGAGGGCCACACCTCACTGGACGGCTACACCGTCGAGTACAGCACCGGCTTCCAGAAGGTGGACCACGACAGCCGTCGGGTGCAGTTGGGTCACAACGATCTGCCCGTCCTCGCGAGGGCGTTTTTCGCCCTTCCCAAGTTCCGGGCTCTGGCTGCCGACCGGTTCCCGATCGTCTTCGTGGACGAGTACCAGGACACCCCCGCCGGTCTGGCGGAGGCCATGCTGGGCACGCCGGGCGATGAGGCCACTGCGCGCGGCCCCCTCTGCGGCTTCTTCGGGGACCATTGGCAGCAGATCTACGACAACGCGTGCGGGGCACTTGAGGACGCCCGCCCGACACCGGTCTTCAGACGGCGCAATCGGCGCTCGCAGCGCGCCGTCGTGAACCTCCTGAACACGATGCGTCCCGAATTGACGCAGACCATGGCGTCAGGAGTTGGCGAGGGCACCGTCGCCGTCTATCACACCAACGAATGGGCCGGGACGAGGCTCACCCACCACCGGAAGGGTCAGCTCGGCTGGGACGCGGCCCACGCGGCTCGGAAATGGGTACTGGACGACGTCCGCGACCGGTTATGGAGCACCGGGGCATCCGGTCACGATGCCCAGGGGCGGGCGGAGGAGCCCAGCACGAAGATCCTCATGCTCACGCACGAGACGATCGCCGGCGAACTGGGATATCAGAAGCTCCACGGGGCCTTTCGGCGTAACGATTCCTACGTGAGGAAGGAGGACCACGCCATGGCCTTCTTCATGGACACGCTGGAACCGGCCCTGCTCCACCACCGGAACAAGCGCTACGGCGCGATGTTCGACGCACTCGACCCCCGTGGCCGCCCACCCATCAACTCGTCGGCCGACAAGCAGGAATGGATGGCGTTCCTGACGAAACTGGGGGAGGCCCGCAAGACGGGCACGGTCGGCGACGTCCTCGACCTCTGTCTTGAGCAGCAGCTCTTCGACGGCCTGGGGAAGGTGCGCGAGCGTCACCGGAAGGCCGTGTCACTATCCGGCACCGACCCGCAGGCTGTGAGTGACGATAAGGCCGAAGCCCGGGCGGCGGCGCGGTCGAAGGAGTACCAACAACTGCGCCAGGTGCCGTACGCGGAGTTGCTGGCGTTGAGCGAGCACCTCGGCGGCGGCACGCCCTTCGCCACACAACACGGAGTCAAGGGACTGGAGTTCAACCGGGTTCTCGCCGTGGTCAGCAAGGGACACTCCCGCTTCCAGATCCCCGAGATGCTGGCTAACTTCTCCCGGCGCGACGAACTGATGGACAAGGAACTGGAGGCGTTTATCAGGGCACGCAACCTCTTCTACGTGGCATGCTCACGGGCCAGAGAGCATCTGGCCATCCTCTTCACCACGAAACTTGAGCCCGCTGCACTGGACACCCTTCGGGAGTGGGTCGGCGAGTCGCGGATCACGTTGCTGCGGTTCGACGGGGATACGGTGGTGGGTGGCGAATGA